Proteins encoded in a region of the Mucilaginibacter sabulilitoris genome:
- a CDS encoding glycosyltransferase codes for MIKEVLFSKLAEINPDVIVAGSIVFYSGALGLRWAKNNNKKFIMFDDAKPSNVKRNALVQQVKDTITNQIDALWLPSKDYEEEYAALYSTASIHFFYGYNCIDNDLFKFKQQKRFNNRKIICVARLVPIKNLDNLLKAWKTVEEKSDLDTLVILGDGTLNSQLTGLRDELGLKRVEFVGAIPNDLIPQYLFDSDAFILPSWSESWGLVVNEAMAAGLPVLLSNKVNAAETLLIDGLNGYSFPPSDIQAMSEKIIQFVQLSTELKEKMSATSLEIIDSLNYENMGNQLLSTLLLLKAMPVKKKSFIANFLINFWDGRYNTQGWDTVGV; via the coding sequence ATGATTAAAGAGGTTTTGTTTTCCAAATTAGCTGAAATCAATCCAGATGTGATCGTTGCCGGATCAATTGTGTTTTATTCGGGAGCACTTGGTTTGAGGTGGGCCAAAAATAATAACAAGAAATTTATCATGTTTGATGACGCGAAGCCGTCAAATGTCAAACGAAATGCTCTTGTTCAGCAGGTTAAAGATACGATAACGAATCAAATTGATGCACTGTGGCTACCATCTAAGGATTATGAGGAGGAATATGCTGCTTTGTATAGTACAGCTTCCATTCACTTCTTTTATGGCTACAACTGTATTGATAATGACTTATTCAAGTTTAAACAGCAAAAGCGATTTAATAACCGTAAAATAATTTGTGTGGCCAGGCTAGTCCCCATAAAGAATCTTGACAACCTGCTCAAAGCATGGAAAACAGTCGAGGAGAAGAGTGATCTGGATACGCTTGTCATACTTGGAGACGGAACCTTAAATTCACAATTGACCGGTTTACGGGATGAGCTGGGATTGAAAAGGGTGGAGTTTGTCGGTGCTATTCCGAATGACCTTATACCGCAATATCTGTTTGATTCAGATGCCTTTATTTTGCCAAGCTGGTCGGAGAGTTGGGGCCTTGTGGTTAATGAAGCCATGGCTGCCGGATTGCCGGTGCTATTGAGTAATAAAGTAAATGCTGCGGAGACACTGCTAATCGATGGGCTGAACGGCTATAGTTTTCCACCTTCCGATATTCAGGCGATGAGCGAAAAAATTATTCAATTTGTTCAGCTGTCGACGGAACTAAAAGAAAAAATGTCCGCAACCTCTCTTGAAATAATAGACTCGTTAAACTATGAAAACATGGGCAACCAATTGTTATCTACTTTGCTGTTATTGAAGGCGATGCCTGTAAAAAAGAAAAGCTTTATAGCAAACTTCCTGATTAATTTTTGGGATGGCCGCTACAACACTCAGGGATGGGATACTGTTGGCGTTTAA
- a CDS encoding right-handed parallel beta-helix repeat-containing protein has product MTRTLVINRTLAVPPGVDIEGGTLKNGTNMSGTLLTNNTFLKYEDGAKNRLTHVKFESSGDFQLSNWANAVVVLKNCRDITIEQCTFNLNQAYAPKGAEGVWITGENSSGNRILFNTLYTAGIEYAENGSSTGLIKGNLIINAHSNALSGHGNGKKNCNQNIITQNIITDAGFIGIEDWGNCYGSVISGNRITGTGKSPSQQHEGMGISAVGTNTIVKDNIVRDARLYYIESRGAGHMLITNNRIIDSQFKAIGIISNFTSPASDGDTTIGFSSIHHNSIQGTTEGIQVFGNFITKLLVDSNTLVNPRDRGIDIDSDAGNYQVEVLANKFIFDSSTGQSRLAILAFTRQKDLTGQRLLIKNNKFTYPQIALTPTPRETVWLIGTNNSTITGNAILSKDKSLRILSTTGASVTGLKISGNVLNGQVATIKSRN; this is encoded by the coding sequence TTGACCAGAACTTTGGTTATTAACAGAACCTTAGCAGTGCCACCTGGTGTAGATATTGAGGGTGGCACATTAAAGAATGGTACTAACATGTCCGGAACCTTATTGACTAATAATACTTTTCTGAAGTATGAAGATGGAGCAAAAAATAGATTGACACATGTTAAATTTGAAAGTAGTGGCGATTTTCAGTTGAGTAATTGGGCTAACGCGGTGGTCGTTTTAAAAAATTGCAGAGACATCACTATTGAGCAATGCACCTTTAATCTTAACCAGGCCTACGCACCCAAAGGTGCTGAAGGTGTATGGATAACCGGCGAAAATTCCTCAGGCAACCGAATCCTTTTCAATACTTTATACACCGCAGGCATTGAGTATGCCGAAAACGGCTCAAGTACTGGGCTTATCAAAGGCAACTTGATCATCAACGCCCATTCCAATGCCCTCAGCGGTCACGGCAATGGAAAAAAAAATTGTAATCAGAATATTATTACACAGAATATTATTACTGATGCGGGCTTTATAGGTATCGAAGATTGGGGTAACTGCTATGGATCTGTCATATCCGGTAATCGGATTACCGGTACAGGGAAAAGCCCCAGTCAACAGCACGAAGGGATGGGAATTTCTGCTGTGGGTACTAACACGATTGTCAAAGACAATATAGTCCGGGATGCCCGCTTATACTACATCGAGTCCCGCGGCGCCGGACATATGCTGATCACTAATAATCGGATCATCGATTCGCAATTTAAAGCAATCGGGATTATTTCAAATTTCACAAGCCCGGCGAGTGACGGGGATACGACCATCGGGTTTAGTTCTATCCATCACAACTCGATACAGGGAACAACAGAAGGTATCCAGGTTTTTGGAAACTTTATAACCAAGCTGCTTGTAGATTCGAATACGCTTGTTAATCCCAGAGACCGCGGAATAGATATTGACAGCGACGCTGGAAATTACCAGGTCGAAGTATTAGCCAATAAATTCATTTTCGATAGCTCGACCGGACAATCAAGACTTGCAATTCTGGCTTTTACCCGACAAAAGGATTTGACTGGGCAACGATTATTGATAAAAAATAACAAGTTCACTTATCCTCAAATAGCATTAACGCCGACACCGCGAGAAACCGTATGGTTAATTGGAACCAATAATTCTACGATCACCGGTAACGCCATACTTTCTAAGGACAAAAGTTTAAGGATCCTTAGCACCACTGGCGCCAGTGTTACCGGGCTCAAAATATCCGGAAATGTTTTGAATGGTCAAGTTGCTACGATCAAATCAAGAAACTAA
- a CDS encoding carbohydrate deacetylase, protein MIPLNVIANADDFGFNSSVNKAILYCFEERLINSTSLMVNCEGFEEAIQLTLRHESIINVGLHTNLAEGKPLTNFSNKTFLTENGEWNIDQTGKKIKFLDSQTRASFHREIEAQINRALEAGIRLTHLDAHLHLHTLPGFSAIFLALARQYQLKLRLAQSFNEGNFFKFFFRRFLNKKIIAAGCNYADKFQTIDFYIANHQLQPQDQRVEIMLHPDFLSGDQLTDHYHPSDITNWISFLQGRK, encoded by the coding sequence ATGATACCACTAAATGTAATCGCCAACGCGGATGACTTTGGGTTCAATTCCTCAGTTAATAAGGCCATTTTATATTGCTTCGAAGAGCGACTAATCAATAGTACATCGCTAATGGTCAATTGTGAAGGTTTCGAAGAAGCCATACAACTTACACTGAGGCACGAAAGCATCATCAATGTAGGTCTGCACACCAATTTAGCGGAAGGCAAGCCGTTGACTAATTTCTCCAATAAAACCTTCCTTACTGAAAATGGCGAATGGAATATTGATCAAACGGGAAAGAAAATCAAATTCCTTGATTCTCAAACGAGAGCATCTTTTCATCGGGAGATAGAAGCTCAAATTAATCGCGCGTTGGAAGCCGGCATCCGGCTTACGCATCTCGATGCACATCTGCATTTGCATACCTTACCTGGCTTTAGCGCGATTTTTTTAGCATTGGCACGGCAGTATCAGCTTAAATTACGGTTGGCTCAATCGTTTAATGAAGGGAATTTTTTTAAGTTTTTTTTCAGAAGGTTTTTAAATAAAAAAATCATCGCCGCCGGCTGCAACTATGCAGACAAATTTCAAACCATAGATTTTTATATTGCAAACCACCAATTACAACCTCAGGATCAGCGTGTGGAAATTATGTTACACCCGGATTTTCTGAGTGGGGACCAGCTGACGGATCACTACCACCCCTCTGATATCACCAACTGGATTTCCTTTTTACAAGGTCGGAAATAG
- a CDS encoding DUF892 family protein, whose translation MRQAQEITPPSYETIQEGLQPLFFDNLNRIYCAKSHLLERLSEVVEFVAFADLKFAMLGTLDELENQLSRMDELYQLLGLEYSFSSCSGIISVFENAFSAIDLKHDNMVARDLSIFCYLLKVESIELASFQMLEVLSGQLKDDRIKQILEENFEESKADKALMLMIATKYVRDIGMRVDAH comes from the coding sequence ATGAGGCAAGCACAGGAAATAACGCCTCCATCGTACGAAACAATACAGGAAGGACTCCAACCACTTTTTTTTGATAATCTGAATCGCATTTATTGCGCGAAATCTCATTTACTGGAAAGGCTTTCTGAGGTCGTGGAATTTGTCGCTTTTGCAGACTTGAAATTCGCTATGCTAGGAACGCTCGATGAGCTCGAAAATCAGTTGTCCAGAATGGATGAGCTTTACCAGTTGCTGGGCCTTGAATATTCTTTCAGCAGCTGTAGCGGAATCATTTCGGTATTCGAAAACGCTTTTTCGGCGATCGACCTTAAGCACGACAATATGGTGGCTCGCGATTTATCTATATTTTGCTATTTGCTTAAGGTAGAAAGCATTGAATTGGCGTCATTTCAAATGCTGGAAGTTCTATCCGGTCAGTTGAAGGATGATCGAATAAAACAAATATTAGAGGAAAATTTTGAGGAATCAAAAGCCGATAAAGCACTAATGCTGATGATTGCCACTAAATATGTGAGGGACATCGGTATGCGAGTTGATGCGCATTAG
- the gmd gene encoding GDP-mannose 4,6-dehydratase produces the protein MKKVALITGITGQDGAYLTELLLSKGYVVHGIKRRSSLFNTDRIDHLYQDPHDEDQRLILHYGDLSDSTNLIRIVQQVQPDEIYNLGAMSHVKVSFDTPEYTANADGIGTLRLLEAIRILGLTKKTKIYQASTSELYGLVQAVPQSETTPFYPRSPYAVAKMYAYWITVNYREAYGIYACNGILFNHESPLRGETFVTRKITRAASKIAMSLQDKLYLGNLDAQRDWGHAKDYVEAMYLILQQEKPEDYVIATGVTTKVREFVRMAFAEVGITIRFEGEGVNEKGYVEYCASPDFQIEIGKEVIAIDPKYFRPTEVDLLIGDPTKSNTRLGWKPKYDLQALVKDMMAADVESFRKELLLKEAGYYVKNQFE, from the coding sequence ATGAAAAAAGTAGCATTGATCACAGGGATAACTGGACAAGATGGTGCCTATCTGACCGAATTATTGCTTTCTAAAGGATATGTGGTGCATGGTATCAAACGCAGGAGCTCACTATTTAACACCGATCGCATAGATCACCTGTACCAGGATCCTCATGATGAGGATCAGCGTTTGATTTTACATTACGGTGACTTGAGCGACAGCACGAACTTAATTCGGATTGTACAACAAGTTCAGCCTGATGAGATCTATAACCTGGGAGCGATGTCCCATGTAAAGGTAAGTTTTGATACACCGGAATATACGGCCAATGCAGATGGCATCGGAACGTTAAGGTTACTGGAAGCCATCAGGATACTGGGACTTACTAAAAAAACTAAAATTTATCAAGCCTCTACATCGGAATTGTACGGTCTTGTTCAAGCCGTTCCTCAATCTGAAACTACTCCTTTTTACCCGCGCTCGCCATATGCTGTAGCTAAGATGTACGCTTACTGGATAACGGTGAATTATCGCGAAGCTTATGGAATTTATGCCTGTAACGGCATCCTTTTCAATCACGAAAGTCCTCTGCGTGGCGAGACTTTTGTAACCCGCAAGATTACACGTGCTGCCTCCAAAATTGCCATGAGTTTACAGGATAAATTATACTTAGGAAATCTTGATGCTCAGCGAGACTGGGGGCATGCGAAGGATTATGTGGAAGCGATGTATCTGATTTTGCAACAGGAAAAACCGGAGGATTACGTAATCGCAACAGGAGTAACCACGAAAGTTCGCGAGTTCGTGCGCATGGCGTTTGCTGAAGTAGGGATTACGATAAGGTTTGAAGGTGAAGGCGTCAATGAAAAAGGCTATGTAGAATATTGTGCTTCTCCGGATTTTCAAATCGAGATTGGCAAAGAAGTTATCGCCATCGATCCTAAATATTTCAGGCCTACAGAAGTGGACCTGCTGATCGGTGATCCCACCAAATCAAATACTAGGCTGGGCTGGAAACCTAAATATGATTTACAAGCATTGGTTAAAGACATGATGGCGGCTGATGTTGAGTCGTTCAGAAAAGAACTTTTGCTGAAGGAAGCCGGTTATTATGTTAAAAATCAATTCGAATAG
- a CDS encoding glycosyltransferase family protein, which produces MSFAPIILFTYKRVAPLKATIAALQQNFLAPDSLLYIFSDGPRNESDKMLVDEVRDYLQGVSGFKSVTIREAAENKGLARSIIEGTSELIQQFGKVIVLEDDLLTTPNFLDFMNNALNVYADHPQVFSISGYSFHLKPKSSGNPPEAYFLNRGWSWGWATWADRWVNVDWQMKEYDQFKNDNQARKQFAKGGSDLNSMLDKQMTGQLDSWAIRWFFNQYKQNGLTLYPRLSKIYNNGFDQFATHTNGSSSRYIPSLDTQHLTNFILPGLPVLNNHYQKQFQRKMGIASRIKSKIETLFIRYFK; this is translated from the coding sequence ATGAGCTTTGCTCCAATTATACTTTTTACTTATAAACGTGTTGCACCGTTAAAAGCAACCATAGCCGCGTTACAACAAAATTTTTTAGCCCCTGATTCCTTGCTGTATATCTTTTCAGATGGTCCACGTAACGAAAGTGACAAAATGCTCGTTGATGAGGTTCGCGATTATCTCCAGGGGGTTTCTGGTTTTAAGAGCGTGACCATCCGGGAGGCTGCAGAAAATAAAGGACTTGCCCGTTCCATTATTGAAGGGACATCTGAGCTAATTCAACAATTTGGGAAAGTGATAGTACTGGAGGACGACTTGCTGACGACACCAAACTTCCTCGATTTTATGAATAATGCGTTGAATGTTTATGCGGATCATCCCCAAGTTTTTTCCATCTCGGGCTACAGTTTTCATCTGAAACCGAAATCTTCAGGTAATCCTCCCGAAGCCTATTTTTTGAACAGAGGATGGTCATGGGGATGGGCTACTTGGGCAGACCGCTGGGTAAACGTAGACTGGCAAATGAAAGAGTATGATCAGTTTAAAAACGATAATCAGGCAAGGAAGCAATTTGCCAAAGGTGGTTCTGACCTAAACAGTATGCTCGACAAACAGATGACCGGTCAGCTGGACTCCTGGGCTATCCGATGGTTTTTTAATCAGTACAAGCAGAATGGATTAACATTATATCCCCGGCTATCAAAAATCTACAACAATGGTTTTGATCAGTTCGCCACGCATACCAACGGGTCATCATCACGCTACATTCCTTCCTTGGATACCCAACACTTAACGAATTTTATTTTACCGGGATTGCCGGTACTCAATAACCATTACCAAAAACAGTTTCAACGAAAAATGGGTATTGCATCCAGGATAAAATCAAAAATTGAGACACTATTTATACGCTACTTTAAATGA
- a CDS encoding GDP-L-fucose synthase family protein, whose product MEKKSRIYIAGHRGMVGSALFRKLTNEGYENLIFRDSSALDLRDHYQVSQFFLEQKPDYVFLAAAKVGGIIANNTYRAEFLYENLQIQNNVIHSSYQNGVKKLMFLGSSCIYPKLAPQPLKEEYLLSGYLEPTNEPYAIAKIAGIKLCDAYRDQYGCNYISVMPTNLYGYNDNYHPENSHVLPALIRRFHEAKHAGLPEVTIWGTGEPKREFLFADDLADACYHLMQNYDESGLVNIGTGEDITIKELAYLIKEVTAYEGQINFDHSKPDGTPRKLMDVTKLHNQGWKHVVELKDGIAIAYQDFKNKYAEPVHEDA is encoded by the coding sequence ATGGAAAAAAAATCCAGGATTTATATTGCCGGACACCGCGGAATGGTAGGATCCGCATTGTTTCGTAAACTGACCAATGAAGGCTATGAAAATTTGATTTTCAGAGATTCATCTGCACTAGATTTAAGAGATCACTATCAGGTAAGCCAGTTTTTTTTGGAACAAAAGCCTGACTACGTATTTCTGGCAGCGGCAAAAGTGGGTGGGATTATCGCAAATAATACCTATCGGGCGGAGTTTTTATACGAAAATCTGCAAATACAGAATAACGTGATCCATTCCAGCTATCAGAATGGTGTAAAGAAACTCATGTTTTTAGGTTCCAGTTGTATCTATCCCAAACTGGCACCTCAACCGCTCAAGGAAGAATACTTACTTTCCGGGTATCTGGAACCAACGAATGAGCCCTATGCCATTGCCAAGATTGCCGGCATTAAATTATGTGACGCTTACAGAGATCAATACGGCTGTAATTATATATCAGTAATGCCCACCAATCTTTATGGTTATAACGATAATTATCATCCTGAAAATTCACATGTCTTACCTGCTTTGATCCGCCGCTTTCACGAAGCAAAGCATGCCGGCTTGCCGGAAGTGACCATATGGGGAACGGGTGAACCCAAACGGGAATTTCTATTTGCTGATGATTTGGCTGACGCTTGTTATCATCTGATGCAAAACTATGATGAGAGCGGATTAGTTAACATCGGTACAGGAGAAGATATTACCATAAAAGAGTTGGCATACCTGATAAAAGAGGTGACGGCATATGAAGGACAAATTAATTTTGACCACAGTAAACCAGATGGAACGCCCAGAAAATTAATGGATGTTACCAAGCTCCACAACCAGGGCTGGAAACATGTTGTTGAATTGAAAGATGGCATTGCTATAGCTTATCAGGATTTTAAAAATAAGTATGCTGAACCTGTTCATGAAGATGCTTGA
- a CDS encoding undecaprenyl-phosphate glucose phosphotransferase, which translates to MSEYYKTINRMINVLMDYFVLNISWMVVYNLSHHAFYPWMPDKSPLNLILILNLLWLLASNVVGLYRHSQRGPLLVKPIKTLILYIFLTCYVLIVINNEEIYHIDKESLFYATTLFGCLLWLGKYCLYKTAGSSLMIYGETRKAIMLTEGKNGMDFYNRFEKEMIGYELLGLFDDTKPAAEGFVYLGKIDACMTYVIEHKVDEIFCALDPTKRSTLESLIKEAGRNMVRFRLVPQHFDYLQILLPDSLIKGNALSLRYEPLENIFNRIAKRIFDLIFSLLVIVLVLSWLFPIIYILIKMESPGPVFFVQPRSGRDNTTFSCFKFRSMRVNAHADHLQATKDDSRITRIGAFLRKTSLDEMPQFFNVLLGDMSVVGPRPHMLKHTEEYANLIDHFMVRHFIKPGITGWAQINGLRGETKLLDAMRARVEADIWYMQNWSFDLDLKIIFSTFFKTIKGDKYAF; encoded by the coding sequence AATATTACAAGACTATCAACAGAATGATCAATGTTTTGATGGATTATTTCGTGCTGAATATATCATGGATGGTGGTCTACAACCTGTCTCATCACGCATTTTATCCCTGGATGCCGGATAAGTCACCATTGAACCTGATTTTAATCTTGAACCTATTGTGGCTTTTGGCATCCAACGTGGTTGGGCTTTATCGGCATTCCCAGCGTGGCCCCCTGCTCGTTAAACCGATCAAAACTCTCATACTGTATATTTTTTTGACATGTTATGTCCTGATCGTTATCAATAATGAGGAGATCTACCACATTGATAAGGAGTCGTTGTTTTATGCCACAACATTGTTTGGTTGTCTCCTTTGGCTGGGCAAGTACTGCCTTTACAAGACGGCAGGTAGTTCATTAATGATTTACGGGGAAACAAGGAAAGCCATTATGTTAACGGAGGGCAAAAACGGGATGGATTTTTACAATCGTTTTGAAAAAGAAATGATCGGTTATGAATTGCTCGGCTTGTTTGATGATACCAAGCCGGCTGCTGAAGGATTTGTGTATTTAGGTAAGATCGATGCCTGCATGACTTACGTCATAGAACATAAAGTTGACGAGATATTCTGTGCCCTGGATCCCACTAAAAGAAGTACATTGGAAAGCCTGATTAAGGAAGCTGGTAGGAATATGGTCAGGTTTAGGCTTGTTCCTCAGCACTTCGATTACCTTCAAATACTCCTTCCTGATTCCTTGATTAAAGGGAATGCGCTTTCGTTAAGGTATGAGCCCCTGGAGAATATTTTTAATCGCATAGCTAAAAGGATTTTTGATCTCATTTTTTCACTGTTAGTTATCGTATTGGTATTGAGTTGGCTTTTCCCGATTATATATATTTTAATCAAAATGGAATCACCGGGGCCGGTCTTCTTTGTACAACCGAGGTCAGGCAGAGATAATACTACTTTCAGCTGTTTTAAGTTCAGGAGCATGCGTGTAAATGCACATGCTGATCATTTACAGGCCACCAAGGACGATTCAAGGATCACCAGGATCGGCGCTTTTCTTCGCAAAACCAGCCTCGATGAAATGCCTCAGTTTTTCAATGTCTTGTTAGGGGATATGTCCGTTGTAGGCCCCAGACCGCATATGCTTAAACACACGGAGGAATATGCCAATCTGATTGATCATTTTATGGTACGCCATTTTATTAAGCCGGGTATCACCGGATGGGCTCAAATCAATGGTCTCAGGGGGGAGACGAAACTGCTGGACGCTATGCGTGCCAGGGTAGAGGCTGACATCTGGTATATGCAGAACTGGAGTTTCGATCTGGATCTTAAAATTATATTTTCAACATTTTTTAAAACTATTAAAGGGGATAAATATGCGTTTTAG
- a CDS encoding acyltransferase produces MNNLIKVLKKCRDLYLSRIQWRKYKIGKNFHAGKGVRIWAKKTLVIGDNFYIGRYSQIESDVMIGNDVIFGNHVAIVGRYDHHYQQIGTAIRFSSQIRDQDYNWRGMDSVTIIEDEVWVGFGAIIMSGVRIGTGSIIAAGSVITKDVEPYTITGGSPAKKIKDRFNSPEDTQAHRRTYFNLHSHNHQSDMPV; encoded by the coding sequence ATGAATAATTTAATCAAGGTTTTAAAAAAGTGCAGAGACCTATATTTATCCCGGATACAATGGCGTAAATACAAGATAGGTAAGAATTTTCATGCAGGAAAAGGAGTACGCATATGGGCAAAGAAAACGTTGGTTATCGGCGATAATTTTTATATCGGGCGCTATTCGCAGATTGAATCTGATGTGATGATCGGCAATGACGTTATATTCGGAAATCATGTTGCCATTGTTGGCCGCTATGATCATCATTATCAACAGATTGGTACTGCTATTCGATTTTCCAGCCAAATTAGAGACCAGGACTATAACTGGCGTGGCATGGATTCGGTTACCATTATCGAAGATGAGGTGTGGGTCGGGTTCGGCGCAATTATCATGAGTGGGGTTAGAATTGGCACCGGAAGTATTATTGCCGCAGGTTCGGTGATTACCAAGGATGTAGAACCTTATACCATTACCGGAGGATCTCCGGCAAAGAAGATCAAGGACAGGTTTAATTCCCCTGAAGATACGCAAGCTCATCGCAGAACCTATTTCAATCTGCATTCGCATAACCATCAATCGGATATGCCCGTCTAA
- a CDS encoding glycosyltransferase family 4 protein codes for MRKILLSAFACEPDKGSEQGNGWNWAKGLAEKGYVVHCLTRSVNRPSIETHPPIDNLHFHYVAMPLGTEALYLMTQASIYLHYMLWQYLAYKKGKSLHRAMKFELAHHVTWGSLQMGSFLYRLRIPFIFGPAGGGQQAPENFRRYFLNHWNSELKREKVSNWMIKYNPACKKMLKKADVVLVSNQETLAMAKAIGAKNCQISLDMALPESFFPEQFKQKKTVDGHLKLLWVGRFMPRKGLLLVLDVMQQLKDLPEITLTIVGYGEMEEIISAKIKEYALEDTVKMVGHVLYEQVRLFYDMHDIFFFTSLRDSGPAQLLEAQAFGMPIITLNLHGQSQVVTDRTGIRCDASSPEIAIPELKKAIIHLHHHPQIVSEMSIAASEFARKQTMSEKISNIVNSYYPV; via the coding sequence ATGAGAAAAATTCTTTTATCGGCCTTTGCCTGTGAACCTGACAAAGGATCAGAACAGGGAAATGGATGGAACTGGGCTAAGGGTTTGGCAGAAAAAGGTTATGTGGTGCATTGTCTTACCAGAAGTGTTAACCGGCCAAGTATCGAAACTCATCCGCCAATCGACAATCTTCATTTCCATTATGTCGCCATGCCGCTGGGAACTGAGGCGCTGTATCTAATGACACAGGCATCCATTTATCTGCATTACATGTTGTGGCAATATCTGGCTTACAAGAAAGGGAAATCCCTACACCGGGCAATGAAATTTGAACTTGCTCACCACGTAACCTGGGGCAGCCTGCAAATGGGGTCGTTTTTATACAGACTCCGGATACCGTTTATATTTGGTCCTGCCGGTGGAGGTCAACAGGCACCGGAAAACTTCAGAAGATACTTCCTTAATCATTGGAATTCTGAACTGAAAAGAGAAAAGGTGAGCAACTGGATGATTAAATATAATCCGGCATGTAAAAAAATGCTTAAAAAAGCAGATGTAGTATTGGTGTCCAATCAGGAAACATTAGCTATGGCCAAAGCTATAGGAGCAAAAAACTGCCAGATTTCATTGGATATGGCTTTACCTGAGAGCTTTTTTCCTGAACAATTTAAACAAAAGAAGACGGTTGATGGTCATCTAAAATTATTATGGGTCGGCAGGTTTATGCCCAGAAAGGGACTTTTACTGGTGTTGGACGTTATGCAGCAACTAAAAGATCTTCCGGAGATTACATTAACAATAGTTGGCTATGGAGAAATGGAGGAGATCATCTCCGCGAAGATAAAAGAGTATGCATTGGAGGATACCGTGAAGATGGTCGGCCATGTACTTTATGAACAAGTAAGGCTATTTTATGATATGCACGATATATTCTTCTTTACCTCACTGAGAGACTCCGGCCCAGCGCAATTACTCGAAGCGCAAGCGTTTGGTATGCCGATCATTACGCTGAATTTGCATGGTCAATCCCAAGTAGTTACAGACCGGACAGGTATCAGGTGCGATGCCAGTTCGCCGGAAATCGCTATTCCGGAGTTGAAAAAAGCCATCATCCATTTACATCATCATCCGCAAATTGTGAGTGAAATGAGTATAGCCGCCAGTGAGTTTGCCCGCAAACAAACCATGTCGGAAAAAATCAGCAACATCGTCAACAGCTACTACCCTGTGTAG
- a CDS encoding WecB/TagA/CpsF family glycosyltransferase, protein MQKFSTVPLSDYSILSCQLDELKFDSKCVINTVNQYSYVIAEKDKEFKDALSNSDILLPDGVGIVAAVKFLNKQDIKKIAGADVHSYFLNKLNAVNGSCFYLGSSEVTLAKIKEKMSREFPNIRVGTYSPPFKSSFSKEDTDKMVEVVNQFRPDVLFVGMTAPKQEVWTHLNKDRLEVGAICAIGAVFDFYAETISRPSKFWIDLGLEWFIRLVKEPRRMAKRYVVYGPAFVWMLLRSKLNQSLLKGAQA, encoded by the coding sequence ATGCAAAAATTCTCTACCGTGCCACTGTCTGATTATTCAATTCTTAGCTGCCAGCTAGATGAACTTAAATTTGATTCCAAATGCGTAATTAATACGGTTAACCAATATTCTTATGTTATCGCAGAAAAGGACAAGGAATTCAAAGACGCTCTGAGTAACTCAGATATTCTGCTTCCTGATGGTGTTGGTATAGTAGCCGCCGTAAAATTTCTAAATAAACAAGATATAAAAAAAATAGCAGGGGCGGACGTTCATAGCTATTTTTTAAATAAATTAAATGCTGTAAATGGGAGCTGTTTTTATCTGGGATCTTCTGAGGTGACCCTGGCGAAAATAAAAGAGAAAATGAGCCGTGAATTTCCGAACATTCGTGTAGGAACCTATTCACCTCCATTCAAATCTTCATTTTCCAAAGAAGATACAGATAAAATGGTAGAAGTTGTTAATCAATTTAGACCCGATGTGTTGTTTGTCGGTATGACCGCCCCCAAACAGGAGGTTTGGACACACCTTAACAAAGACAGGCTCGAAGTAGGAGCCATTTGCGCTATTGGCGCGGTGTTTGACTTTTACGCGGAAACGATTTCCCGCCCATCTAAATTTTGGATAGACCTGGGTTTGGAATGGTTTATCAGGTTAGTAAAAGAACCCAGACGAATGGCCAAACGTTACGTCGTTTACGGTCCGGCTTTTGTGTGGATGCTGCTCAGATCGAAATTGAATCAATCTTTATTAAAAGGGGCTCAGGCCTAA